The Ananas comosus cultivar F153 linkage group 22, ASM154086v1, whole genome shotgun sequence genome segment TGCAATTCCAGTTGAATAACAACTCTAACAAATTTACCAGTAACTTCTAAAACAGCACCAGTAATTATAGCCCAAGCAAATCACCACAAAGGATGGTAAACAAAGAGATTTTAGAGAGATAGGAAATAAGGTTCAACTCAAGGCGAGTGAGGTTCAACCCAAGGGTTAGATTACGACAAACTAACTACTATCAAATAAATTTACATCGAGGGTAACAAGGGATTTTCCATCAAAGGATATTTAAAACTGTGAAGGCAAAGTAGTAATCTGATAGCTTAACTATACAACATAATGCcatctaaaaattctaataaacaACTAAACAATCTTCAATCAAGTGACCTAATTTGCATGCAGCCTGAAACATTGAGAGCTTAATAACTAATATAAAACAATCAATATTGTTGATCCCTCactgaaaatgaataaaattaccGCAGAATTATCCTAAAATTAAATGCTAGCTAAATCATTGTAACTTCAAGTTTTGTAACAGAATACCACATACCAGAAATGTAAAAACCCCAGATATAGCAAGAACCGTGGCTTTCCGACAAAAGACCTGATGAACAAAATTGATCACCGAGCATTGTAGTGAAACTTAACAAGAAATAACTAAAAGAAGGggaggagaaaaggaagaaTGCCTAGAGATTTACCGGATCGGCTTCCAATGGCCTACCAAAAAGAGGGGATAAAGCCTCAATAAAACGTCTTCTCTGGCCAATTGATGCAACTGCCTCTACAACCTTCAACATAATACAAAATTATTGAGCAAGAATAGCCACATAGTGCATTAGCAACATTTCGCACCTATACGTAAGCTAATTTAGAAAATGAATATAAGAACATAAGTGCATAAGTTGAAACGAGGAGAATTCCATACAAAGATGAGCATTGAACTATGTTGCCTTGCCTCTAGAAAGAGCACATAGATAAGCAGCTCAAAGCTTTCAACTGCTACTGAGATTTTCATTATTACATTATATGAAGCAAGGAGTACAACATCATAGCATCAATGGGTCAAAAAATTACTTGCATTATGCATAATTCATTCAAGTAACAGCACATCAGAGAGTCAAACACTTGATCAAACAGATCAATCTGCTCAAAGCTTTAAGAACTAATTTTATTAAGAGGGTATTTAGAGTCCGAACAGCTGCTATGTTAACTGCTTTTAGCTACATTGAAACAAAGTCTGGTAGCTGTAATGTTAGAATCTTAATGATGTTAATATTAAATGTATAAGTCATTAGAAGCTAAAGAAGTACAATACCAAAGTTTCAACTAAGTTTTATCTAATGGTACACTATGTTTTGATAAGAGACAAATGAGACATTCCTGCACCCAAACATGACCTAAGTCATGTTAATCTAAAGCCAGTGTTTATCATCTAAAAGGAAACTTTACAAGTTAAAACCGCTGGTACTTATCACAGTCATAGCAAAGATGACATTgctttcccaaaaaaaaaaaatataaccaacCTGTACTTTGAGATTATCTTCTACAGTGGGAAGATACTCGGCCATGCACCTTCACATAAAACCACATGAACAAAAGGACAGCAACAGAGAATCAGATGAATGAGAAAAAGAGCAGTTTTTATCTTGCATAAGGAAGTCTAACACGTAACtacattaaaaagaaagaagaagaagaagaaaaatgcaTAGCCTTAATCTATATTAACTTACATGCCATCTAACCATGGTGGGAGTTTGACATCTTCAATAGAGAATAATGCCTTCAGATCTGAAGTCGAAACTAACTTTATTCGAGGGGCAGAAGGAATGGAGGAATAACTTCTGCTAACAGGATATACAACCTGCAAATTTCAGAAGCCAAGTTCGTGATGCATGTGATGCTTTTATTATGTAGAATAGATTATATATTCAATAACTAAAAATTTGCCAGAAGATCCCATTTTCAGTATAAATGGCCCTTAATGAGTCAGGATTGTGTATTACTCAGAATTCACTGATTTAGCAAATTTATCAAAAAGATAGACAATAGGATGCAATGAAAGAATGAAAAACTGCTAAAACACCACATCCAACTGTTGGCAAAGAAATccaaaaagaaattttgaagTAATATAGACCGTCTCTAAAGATACATTATACAAAGTGACGAGCAAACCCGGCATCAACAAAGTCTACTTTAGTATTATGAATCTGATAGAAAGGTAAACCCGACTAACAGATTTAAAGTTGAAACAAGTCCCAAAAGCATCAAACAAGAACCTTTTGGTTACTCTTAGAGAAAGAAGACACACTGTGATATATCTTGAACTTTTGCTAAAGTCATTAACTACAAAAGTCATTGTCAAAGATAACTCTATTATATCTCCTAACAtttatttgacaaataaaagtCAACATAAGCAAGAGAAAACAAGTAAACTTTTATACATTGTCTTCAACTTGAAAGTAATAAAGTATTACTTCCTACTGACAACAATAAGAAAGCAAGAGAAGACCTGCAAGAAAATTTTTTGCTGATGTTTCCAAGGATATTCGCGCACCAACTTGTCGAAGTCCAGATCTAATAGAGGCACAGCAAATTTCACCTCCGCCGGctatatttagaaatcaaagaAGGAAAGAGAATGAACAATGACCTTCCGATCATTCATTCCATTATCAGAGTACGCATGTTAGACAATATCTAAGATCTTAGAAAGCACTTACTCTATCAGGTGGAGAAACCACGCAGACTTCAATCCCCTGTTTGCACGTACTAAATTAGCATTGATATTTTTCACTACCAACAAGTTATGTAGCCTCTCTACTAAGGGTCGGTAAACTTCGCTGGGTATTCATTAACATCTTAAAATGCAGCTTTCTACAcacacgtttttttttttcaaattaagaaGCTTGTTTTGCATATATAATCCCAAAAAAAGAAAGCCTTTTGAAATAACAATATCCTTGTGCCAtataaaagtttgattttttctgGCCCTTTCCCAAAGAACTAAGGCTTCCTATTTATAGTGGTTTGAGAAATGACCAACATTCGCAGTCGATGGACTCAATCAGCAATGCTAATAAAATCgataaaatttcacaaaattgGCAATCACAAGCAGATAATCACAAGAGCACACCTCCCTCGAGAGGATCGTGCTGATTTCGAACTTCAGCCTCGCGTCGTCGAGCTCCTCCACGCGCTTCTTCTGGTACTGCGCGTACGAGTccctacaacaacaacaacaacaacaaaaataaacacCAATTCAGTGACGAAATCTCGCGATCTCTAGCGAATGATTCACCGCAGCTCGTGGACGACGGCGAGCAACCGCGCGGGGTCTCGGCAATTCCAATCGCAGAGGCTACTACTGCTGTTCTCAGCAGGGGCCCCTCCTCCCTTGCCCCCGCCGCCAAGGGGGCGGAAGCCGTCGTCGTCGGGGGCGAAGACGAAGTCGGGGGCCGCGGCGGGGAAGAGCGCGTTGTAGATCACGTCCCCTGCGGTTCCGAGACCAGGAATCGGCCATCAACGGAAGCGAAAACGAGAACGAGAAAAGGGATGAGGTGATTGGTGAGGAGGAGGGGAGATTACACTTGACAAAGTCGAGGCAGAAGGGGACGAGGAGGGAGAAGCGGTCGGAGAAGCGCCCGTTCTTGCACCCGGACCATATTTGATCGACCTAAAAGAAGAAAACCCTAATTTGAATCACCAGCGAAggagacgaagagagagagagagagagagagagggagagagagagagagagtggttaCTTTGAAGGGGAGAGGGGAGTGGGAGAGGAGGTAGTTGAGCTGAGCGGCGATCTGAGGAGGGAGCGAGGGATCGGCGGCGGCCATGGCTGTCAGGGGGCgacgacgagggcgagg includes the following:
- the LOC109727521 gene encoding BRCA1-A complex subunit BRE, producing the protein MAAADPSLPPQIAAQLNYLLSHSPLPFKVDQIWSGCKNGRFSDRFSLLVPFCLDFVKWDVIYNALFPAAAPDFVFAPDDDGFRPLGGGGKGGGAPAENSSSSLCDWNCRDPARLLAVVHELRDSYAQYQKKRVEELDDARLKFEISTILSREGIEVCVVSPPDRPAEVKFAVPLLDLDFDKLVREYPWKHQQKIFLQVVYPVSRSYSSIPSAPRIKLVSTSDLKALFSIEDVKLPPWLDGMCMAEYLPTVEDNLKVQVVEAVASIGQRRRFIEALSPLFGRPLEADPVFCRKATVLAISGVFTFLIHFSIPIQFPKQQPILTLQSSQHFNSQGTPILSPPINDYPWSPRWDPAKMVERIFDFLVDECLNFKKYCNDAIPQQQ